From Lutra lutra chromosome 14, mLutLut1.2, whole genome shotgun sequence, a single genomic window includes:
- the SLC25A16 gene encoding solute carrier family 25 member 16 isoform X2, giving the protein MTAVICTYPLDMVRVRLAFQVKGEHTYTGIIHAFKTIYAKEGGFLGFYRGLIPTILGMAPYAGVSFFTFGTLKSVGLSHAPTLLGRPSSDNPNVLVLKTHINLLCGGVAGAIAQTISYPFDVTRRRMQLGTVLPEFEKCLTMWETMKYVYGHHGIRKGLYRGLSLNYIRCVPSQAVAFTTYELMKQFFHLN; this is encoded by the exons ATGACAGCAGTTATCTGTACTTACCCTCTTGACATGGTGAGAGTACGCCTAGCATTCCAGGTGAAAGGGGAACACACTTACACAGGAATTATTCATGCATTCAAAACGATTTATGCAAAG GAAGGAGGTTTCCTTGGATTTTACAGAGGCCTGATACCCACTATATTAGGAATGGCTCCATATGCAG gtgtttcattttttacttttggtaCCTTAAAGAGTGTTGGGCTTTCCCATGCTCCTACCCTTCTTGGCAGACCTTCATCAGACAATCCTAATGTCTTAGTTTTGAAAACCCACATAAACTTACTTTGTGGTGGTGTTGCTGGAGCAATAGCACAGACAATATC CTACCCATTTGATGTAACTCGTCGGCGAATGCAATTAGGAACTGTTCTTCCAGAATTTGAAAAGTGCCT TACCATGTGGGAGACTATGAAGTATGTCTATGGACACCATGGAATTCGAAAAGGATTATATCGTGGTTTATCTCTTAATTACATTCGCTGTGTTCCCTCTCAAGCAGTGGCTTTCACAACATATGAACTTATGAAGCAGTTTTTTCACCTCAActaa